A single Chryseobacterium sp. DNA region contains:
- a CDS encoding NAD-dependent epimerase/dehydratase family protein, whose protein sequence is MKKVFVTGASGLLGTNVIIKLLKDGYSVIALVRKKSSYLGEESENLKLVEGDLSADISSFLKGVDCFIHMAAETRQNLFRYEAYKKVNYDMTVNLFTHAQICGAGKFLFISTANTLGYGSREQPGDEMIPQKYPFTKSWYAQSKLEAENYLLQNNRNIEVVILNPAFMIGAYDNKPSSGRLIFWAWKKKLIFYPKGGKNFVHVEDVSHGVVQAIEKGKNGEKYILAHENLSYKDFFIKINRITDQSPLMIPVPDVILNFLGATGDILRKLKIKTSLSTSNMKALQVHNYYSNQKSVEKLGVQYQSADKAIEDAVRYFKKAKISGSIKINVKQIFAA, encoded by the coding sequence ATGAAAAAAGTTTTTGTAACCGGAGCTTCCGGGCTTTTGGGAACCAATGTTATTATTAAATTATTAAAAGATGGTTATTCTGTTATTGCTTTGGTGCGCAAGAAAAGCAGTTATTTGGGTGAAGAAAGCGAAAATCTGAAACTGGTTGAAGGAGATTTGTCAGCCGATATTTCCTCATTTTTAAAAGGGGTGGATTGCTTTATTCATATGGCTGCAGAAACGAGGCAAAATCTGTTTCGGTATGAGGCCTATAAAAAAGTAAATTATGATATGACCGTGAATCTTTTTACCCATGCTCAAATCTGTGGGGCAGGAAAATTCCTGTTCATAAGCACTGCCAATACATTAGGCTACGGAAGCAGAGAACAGCCGGGAGATGAAATGATCCCTCAAAAATATCCTTTTACAAAATCTTGGTATGCGCAAAGTAAACTGGAGGCAGAAAATTATCTTTTACAGAATAATCGGAATATTGAGGTGGTCATCCTGAATCCTGCCTTTATGATTGGCGCTTATGATAATAAACCAAGCTCAGGGAGACTTATTTTCTGGGCCTGGAAAAAGAAACTGATCTTCTATCCCAAGGGAGGGAAAAACTTTGTCCATGTTGAAGATGTGTCTCATGGGGTAGTGCAGGCTATTGAAAAAGGAAAAAATGGTGAGAAATATATACTGGCCCATGAGAATCTGAGTTATAAGGATTTTTTCATCAAAATAAACCGGATTACTGATCAGAGCCCACTTATGATCCCGGTTCCGGATGTTATTTTAAACTTTTTGGGAGCAACGGGTGATATCCTGAGAAAACTGAAGATAAAAACAAGCCTTAGCACTTCCAATATGAAAGCTCTTCAGGTACATAACTACTACAGCAATCAAAAATCAGTAGAAAAACTCGGAGTTCAATACCAGTCGGCAGATAAAGCCATTGAAGATGCAGTCAGGTATTTTAAAAAAGCAAAAATCAGCGGGAGCATTAAAATTAATGTAAAGCAAATCTTTGCTGCTTGA
- a CDS encoding SDR family oxidoreductase, with product MDTKESYAVVTGASQGLGKAFAVNLAKKNINVILVSLPGQDLKQLAEELAENYHVKTHYYEVDLSIHDNVMRLTEWLNQSFKIHILINNAGLGGTKKFTEATSDYINTILQVNVTATSLITHQLLPNLLRQPKAYILNVSSMAAFSPVGFKTVYPASKTFIHSFSRGLYEELKDTNVFVSVVNPGAMKTNKDVCRRIEKQGFLGKLTLLNPDKVASYCIHQLFKKDSVIMVNPISWLIMKILPVWIKLPLMTQAIKKEIEA from the coding sequence ATGGATACCAAAGAATCATATGCGGTAGTCACGGGAGCCAGCCAGGGGCTGGGAAAGGCATTTGCTGTAAACCTGGCTAAGAAAAACATTAATGTAATCCTGGTAAGTCTTCCCGGTCAGGATCTGAAACAGCTGGCTGAAGAGCTTGCAGAGAATTACCACGTGAAAACGCATTATTATGAAGTTGATCTTTCAATACATGATAATGTCATGAGGCTTACAGAATGGCTTAATCAGTCTTTTAAAATTCATATTCTGATCAACAATGCCGGCCTTGGAGGAACCAAAAAATTTACAGAAGCTACTTCGGATTACATCAATACGATTTTACAGGTCAATGTAACGGCTACGTCACTCATCACGCATCAGCTTCTTCCTAATCTTTTAAGACAGCCCAAAGCATATATTTTAAATGTTTCAAGTATGGCCGCTTTTTCTCCGGTAGGTTTTAAAACGGTGTATCCTGCTTCCAAAACCTTCATCCATTCATTTTCAAGAGGATTGTATGAAGAACTGAAAGATACCAATGTTTTTGTCAGTGTGGTGAATCCCGGAGCCATGAAAACCAATAAGGATGTCTGCAGAAGAATCGAGAAACAAGGTTTTCTGGGAAAACTGACCCTTTTAAATCCAGATAAGGTAGCATCGTACTGTATTCATCAGTTATTTAAAAAAGATTCCGTAATTATGGTCAACCCAATCAGCTGGCTGATCATGAAAATTTTACCGGTATGGATAAAACTTCCGCTGATGACCCAGGCTATAAAAAAAGAAATAGAAGCATGA
- a CDS encoding AraC family transcriptional regulator: protein MNTSELNSFIVILIYGSLVLLSLLKLANPLKVNRKANFWFGIFLFLWSTFWMDEVLLLVTGSTVEFHSLLVVRFVQFLTPIVFYFSVLFYTNPSFVFKGTDLKFLLLPVAFLLCLLCAELGYSNPFEYLSVILILVQALFYTGLSYIIIRRHQKKIQQFSSNTEGINLNWLEYIIVVLFIVNIIYVIYNLFYDPTSLNFFINAVFLLVIYWVAYYSLKQKEIYPLEEKQRRELISIDEETEKEEVKKKLISDEELIKIKAQLESIMATRRPYLDSELNLIKLAEMLSVSTHYMSYVINTGFGKNFFQYVNGYRVEYAKTLLKNTESKFSILGIAYESGFNSKTSFNTTFKKMTGQTPSEFKNEVQVYKS, encoded by the coding sequence ATGAACACATCAGAATTAAACAGTTTCATCGTGATACTTATCTATGGTTCATTGGTTTTGCTTTCTCTGCTAAAGCTGGCCAATCCTTTGAAAGTAAACAGGAAAGCCAATTTCTGGTTCGGGATCTTTTTATTCCTGTGGTCTACTTTCTGGATGGATGAGGTGCTGCTCCTGGTGACAGGTTCCACTGTAGAATTTCATTCCCTGCTTGTAGTCCGGTTTGTACAGTTTCTGACCCCGATTGTATTTTATTTCAGTGTATTATTCTATACCAATCCTTCCTTTGTATTTAAAGGCACGGATCTTAAATTTCTGCTGCTTCCTGTAGCTTTTCTCCTCTGTCTGTTGTGTGCGGAGCTGGGCTATTCCAATCCGTTTGAATATCTGAGTGTAATCCTGATCCTGGTCCAGGCCCTGTTTTATACGGGACTTTCCTATATTATCATCAGAAGACACCAAAAGAAAATCCAGCAGTTCTCTTCCAATACCGAAGGGATTAATCTGAATTGGCTGGAGTACATTATCGTGGTACTTTTCATCGTCAATATAATTTATGTGATCTATAACCTGTTTTATGATCCGACATCATTAAATTTCTTCATCAATGCAGTTTTTTTGCTGGTTATTTATTGGGTAGCTTATTATTCGCTGAAGCAGAAAGAAATCTATCCTCTCGAAGAAAAACAGCGCCGGGAACTGATCTCTATTGATGAAGAGACGGAGAAAGAAGAGGTGAAGAAAAAGCTGATCTCCGATGAAGAATTAATAAAGATAAAAGCACAGCTTGAAAGTATTATGGCCACCCGGCGCCCGTATCTGGACAGTGAACTGAACCTTATCAAACTGGCGGAAATGCTGTCCGTTTCCACACATTACATGTCTTATGTGATCAATACAGGCTTTGGAAAGAATTTTTTCCAGTATGTGAACGGATACCGGGTTGAATATGCCAAAACACTTCTCAAAAATACAGAGTCTAAATTTTCCATCCTAGGAATAGCCTATGAATCAGGATTCAATTCCAAGACATCTTTTAATACTACCTTTAAAAAAATGACCGGACAGACTCCTTCTGAGTTTAAAAATGAAGTTCAGGTTTATAAATCTTAA
- a CDS encoding rhomboid family intramembrane serine protease gives MNILIAFIVITAIISFIAFNNPAITEKYKFSVGAILHRKEYIRLLSSGFLHADIMHLVFNMLTLYFFGPIVMQGFGSIGFIIVYLGSILLGNFLSLYIYQKQPWYSAVGASGGVSGILFASIALIPDIGIYIFFIPIAVPGYIFGLLYFGYSVYMMLNPRPHDNIGHAAHLGGAFLGLVYAVVNAPDRAIHNGLYIGIMSLPLVYLAYEIFIRKRIG, from the coding sequence ATGAATATTTTAATAGCATTTATTGTCATCACAGCCATTATTAGCTTCATCGCTTTTAATAATCCTGCGATTACTGAGAAATATAAATTCAGTGTGGGGGCAATCCTCCACAGAAAAGAATACATCCGCCTTCTTTCATCGGGATTTTTACATGCCGATATCATGCACCTGGTGTTTAATATGCTGACCTTATATTTCTTTGGTCCTATTGTAATGCAGGGGTTTGGAAGCATAGGATTTATTATTGTATATCTGGGATCCATTCTGCTGGGAAACTTCCTTTCTCTTTATATTTACCAAAAGCAGCCTTGGTATTCTGCGGTAGGAGCAAGTGGAGGAGTTTCAGGAATTCTTTTTGCTTCTATAGCATTGATCCCTGATATCGGAATCTATATTTTCTTCATTCCAATTGCAGTTCCCGGATATATTTTTGGGTTATTGTACTTTGGATACTCCGTATATATGATGCTGAATCCGAGACCTCATGACAATATCGGGCATGCTGCTCATTTAGGAGGTGCATTTCTGGGATTAGTATACGCTGTTGTGAATGCTCCCGACAGAGCAATTCATAATGGGCTTTATATAGGGATTATGTCGTTACCTTTAGTTTATTTAGCCTATGAGATTTTTATAAGGAAACGAATAGGATAA
- a CDS encoding DNA gyrase/topoisomerase IV subunit A — translation MTEEYSHEGESLKKVSGLYKDWFLDYASYVILDRAIPSVYDGLKPVQRRIMHSMRELEDGRYNKVANIVGNTMKYHPHGDASITDAMVQIGQKELLIDTQGNWGNIYTGDSAAAARYIEARLTPFALEVVFNPKTTEWTKSYDGRNNEPIDLPVKFPLLLAQGVEGIGVGLSTKILPHNFNELINASVAYLKGKKFELFPDFLTAGYLDVSEYNDGHRGGKVRARAKITQTDKHLLVISELPYSKTTSDLIDSILKANEKGKIKIKKIEDNTSDKVEILIHIHHDVSPDKTIDALYAFTDCQVTISPNACVIVGDKPMFMNVSEILRMNTDHTVSLLKKELEIELHELQESWHFSSLERIFIENRIYHDIEEVKTWEEVLKTIAKGLKPHTGHLLRAVTEEDILKLTEIRIKRISRFDLDKFKENIAALEGKIEQVKYNLANLVAYAIDYYLNIQKKYGKDKQRKTELRIFDTIDATKVAVANEKFYANFEEGFIGTSLKKDQYMFDCSDIDDIITFRKDGSMKVVKVEAKTFIGKDLLYVAVWKKNDKRTVYNMIYREGREGPYYMKRFSVTGVTRNTDYPLASDKKGSEMLYFSANPNGEAETVTVLLKPNPRIRKNKMDINFSELAIKGRDSKGNLVTKYAVKKVDMKEEGVSTLAPRKIWFDDTVRRLNADVRGTLLGSFKGDDKILTINTNGEVKLVSFDLGNRFDDEYLVLEKWRPEQPITCIYYDGEKDIYFIKRFLLENTTNVQTFMPSEHPKSFIENVIVANDATAEIIFAKDKGKEREPETVNIDEFITVKGIKAIGNQFTKFKVKTINITIPEPVEEEPETYEEPEQTADLDDDGGIIGDLFQSDGPEN, via the coding sequence ATGACAGAAGAATATTCGCATGAGGGCGAAAGCTTAAAGAAAGTTTCAGGTCTTTATAAAGACTGGTTTCTGGATTATGCTTCCTATGTAATTCTGGATAGAGCTATCCCTTCGGTGTATGACGGGCTGAAACCTGTTCAGCGAAGAATCATGCACTCTATGAGGGAGCTGGAAGATGGCCGGTACAATAAAGTGGCTAATATCGTAGGAAATACGATGAAATACCACCCGCACGGAGATGCTTCCATTACAGATGCTATGGTACAGATCGGGCAGAAAGAATTACTGATAGATACCCAGGGAAACTGGGGAAATATCTATACAGGGGATTCTGCTGCTGCTGCAAGGTATATTGAAGCCAGATTAACGCCTTTCGCCCTCGAAGTGGTTTTCAACCCCAAAACAACTGAGTGGACCAAATCCTACGACGGTAGAAATAATGAACCCATTGATCTTCCGGTAAAATTCCCGTTGCTTTTAGCCCAGGGAGTGGAAGGAATTGGGGTAGGACTTTCTACAAAAATACTTCCTCACAACTTTAATGAACTGATCAACGCTTCTGTAGCCTATCTGAAAGGAAAGAAATTCGAACTGTTCCCGGACTTTTTAACTGCCGGTTACCTGGATGTTTCAGAATATAATGACGGCCACAGAGGTGGGAAAGTAAGAGCAAGAGCCAAAATTACACAGACTGATAAGCATTTGCTGGTCATTTCTGAGCTTCCTTATTCCAAGACCACCAGTGATCTTATCGATTCTATCCTCAAAGCCAATGAGAAAGGGAAGATCAAAATCAAAAAGATTGAAGATAATACCTCCGATAAGGTTGAAATTCTGATCCACATTCATCATGATGTGTCTCCGGATAAAACCATTGATGCCCTGTACGCATTTACGGACTGCCAGGTGACGATTTCACCCAATGCCTGTGTGATTGTGGGAGACAAGCCAATGTTCATGAATGTTTCCGAGATTCTCAGAATGAATACGGATCATACTGTTTCCTTATTGAAAAAAGAACTTGAGATTGAACTTCACGAGCTTCAGGAAAGCTGGCATTTCTCTTCACTGGAAAGAATTTTTATCGAAAACAGGATTTATCATGACATCGAAGAAGTAAAAACCTGGGAAGAGGTATTGAAAACCATTGCCAAAGGATTAAAACCTCATACCGGACATCTCCTGAGAGCCGTGACAGAGGAAGATATTTTAAAATTAACCGAGATCAGAATCAAGAGAATTTCAAGATTCGATTTAGATAAATTTAAAGAAAATATAGCCGCTCTTGAAGGTAAAATAGAACAGGTAAAATACAATCTGGCGAATCTGGTAGCCTATGCTATTGACTATTATTTAAATATCCAGAAAAAATACGGGAAAGACAAGCAGAGAAAAACAGAGCTTAGAATCTTTGATACGATTGATGCTACAAAAGTAGCGGTTGCCAATGAAAAATTCTATGCCAATTTTGAAGAAGGATTCATAGGAACCTCTCTGAAAAAAGATCAGTATATGTTCGACTGTTCGGATATTGATGATATCATTACTTTCAGAAAAGACGGAAGTATGAAAGTGGTAAAGGTGGAAGCAAAAACGTTTATCGGAAAAGATCTTCTCTACGTTGCTGTCTGGAAGAAAAATGATAAAAGAACGGTCTATAATATGATCTACCGTGAAGGGAGAGAAGGACCTTATTATATGAAACGTTTCTCTGTAACCGGAGTAACCCGAAATACCGATTATCCATTGGCTTCAGATAAAAAAGGATCAGAAATGCTTTATTTTTCTGCAAATCCTAATGGAGAAGCAGAAACGGTAACGGTACTTTTAAAACCGAATCCAAGAATCAGAAAGAATAAAATGGATATCAATTTTTCTGAGCTGGCGATCAAAGGACGTGATTCCAAGGGAAATCTGGTAACCAAATATGCCGTGAAAAAGGTAGATATGAAGGAAGAAGGAGTTTCTACCCTGGCGCCGAGAAAGATTTGGTTTGATGATACGGTAAGAAGACTGAATGCCGATGTAAGAGGAACCTTATTAGGAAGCTTTAAAGGTGATGATAAAATTCTGACCATTAATACCAATGGCGAAGTAAAGCTTGTTTCTTTTGATCTGGGAAACCGTTTCGATGACGAGTACCTGGTGCTTGAAAAATGGAGACCTGAGCAACCCATCACCTGCATCTATTATGATGGAGAAAAAGATATCTACTTTATCAAGAGATTCCTGCTGGAAAACACAACCAATGTGCAGACCTTCATGCCGTCTGAGCATCCGAAGTCATTCATTGAAAATGTGATTGTGGCGAATGATGCCACGGCAGAGATTATTTTTGCCAAAGATAAAGGAAAAGAACGTGAGCCTGAAACGGTCAATATCGATGAATTTATAACGGTAAAAGGAATAAAGGCAATAGGAAACCAGTTTACGAAATTTAAAGTAAAAACCATCAATATTACCATTCCGGAACCTGTGGAAGAAGAACCCGAAACCTACGAAGAACCCGAGCAAACAGCAGATTTGGATGATGACGGAGGAATTATTGGTGATCTGTTCCAGAGTGATGGACCTGAAAATTAA
- a CDS encoding DNA topoisomerase IV subunit B: protein MSQEIHPTYSEDNIRTLDWQEHIRLRPGMYIGKLGDGSSADDGIYILLKEILDNSIDEFRMKSGKRIEIKLDDGKVTVRDFGRGIPLGKVVDAVSKMNTGGKYDSKAFKKSVGLNGVGTKAVNALSDYFRVRSFRDGKMKMAEFSRGIIKENFDEKDTSDRNGTEISFIPDGEIFLHFKYRKEYIERMLRNYAYLNPGLKILFNGETYFSENGLKDLLEEELESDILYPIVHLKDNDIEVAITHSDKSQTETYFSFVNGQNTTQGGTHLNAFREAYVKTIREFFNKNFDASDIRKSIIAAISINVEEPVFESQTKTKLGSNDMGPNGPTVRTFIIDFLKSKLDNFLHKNPEIAEAIQRKILVSERERKELSGIQKLARERAKKVSLHNKKLRDCRQHYNDQKAERKGDTQIFITEGDSASGSITKSRDVETQAVFSLKGKPLNCYGLTKKVVYENEEFNLLQAALNIEESLEDLRYNQVIIATDADVDGMHIRLLMITFFLQFFPDLIKNNHLYILQTPLFRVRNKKETRYCYSEAERIKALNELGKNPEITRFKGLGEISPDEFKHFIGKDIRLEPVVVGKDQTIDQLLEFYMGKNTPDRQTFILENLVVEDDTDIDKKEALDEINS, encoded by the coding sequence ATGTCACAAGAAATACATCCAACCTACTCCGAAGATAATATCAGAACCCTCGATTGGCAGGAACATATCCGTCTGCGCCCCGGCATGTACATCGGGAAGCTGGGAGATGGCTCTTCTGCTGATGACGGGATTTATATTCTGCTTAAAGAAATCCTGGACAACTCCATTGATGAGTTCCGGATGAAATCTGGTAAAAGAATTGAAATAAAGCTGGACGACGGCAAAGTTACCGTCCGTGACTTTGGCCGTGGAATTCCTTTGGGAAAGGTCGTAGATGCCGTTTCCAAAATGAATACCGGAGGTAAATACGACAGTAAGGCGTTCAAAAAATCAGTAGGACTGAACGGGGTGGGTACCAAGGCCGTCAATGCCCTTTCAGACTATTTCAGGGTACGTTCTTTCCGGGATGGTAAAATGAAAATGGCCGAGTTTTCCCGCGGGATCATTAAAGAAAACTTTGATGAAAAGGATACTTCTGACAGAAATGGTACGGAAATTTCCTTCATCCCCGATGGAGAGATATTCCTGCATTTTAAATACAGAAAAGAGTATATCGAAAGAATGCTCCGTAACTATGCCTACCTGAATCCCGGACTAAAAATTCTTTTCAACGGGGAAACTTATTTTTCCGAAAACGGACTGAAAGATCTTTTGGAAGAAGAGCTGGAAAGCGATATCCTATATCCGATCGTTCATTTGAAAGATAATGATATTGAAGTAGCCATTACCCATTCGGATAAATCCCAGACGGAAACTTATTTTTCGTTTGTCAACGGACAGAATACGACACAGGGAGGAACCCATCTTAATGCTTTCCGGGAAGCCTACGTGAAAACGATCCGGGAGTTTTTCAATAAAAATTTTGATGCTTCTGATATCAGGAAGTCTATTATTGCTGCGATCTCCATCAATGTAGAAGAACCGGTTTTCGAATCTCAGACCAAAACAAAACTGGGATCTAACGATATGGGCCCGAACGGCCCTACGGTACGAACCTTTATTATTGATTTCCTGAAAAGCAAACTGGATAATTTCCTGCATAAAAATCCTGAAATAGCGGAAGCCATCCAAAGAAAAATATTGGTTTCTGAAAGAGAACGGAAAGAGCTTTCCGGAATTCAGAAACTGGCAAGGGAAAGAGCTAAAAAAGTTTCTCTTCACAATAAAAAACTTCGGGACTGCCGGCAGCATTATAACGATCAGAAAGCGGAAAGAAAAGGGGATACCCAGATTTTCATTACCGAGGGAGACTCTGCATCAGGATCCATCACCAAATCAAGGGATGTAGAAACCCAGGCTGTATTTTCACTGAAAGGGAAACCTTTGAACTGCTACGGACTGACCAAAAAAGTGGTCTATGAAAATGAAGAATTTAACTTGCTGCAAGCTGCTTTAAATATTGAAGAAAGTCTTGAGGATCTAAGGTACAACCAGGTCATTATTGCAACCGATGCCGATGTCGACGGGATGCACATCCGTTTACTGATGATCACATTTTTTCTGCAGTTTTTCCCTGACCTGATCAAAAACAACCACCTTTATATTCTTCAGACCCCATTATTCAGGGTAAGAAATAAAAAGGAAACAAGATACTGCTATTCTGAGGCAGAAAGAATAAAAGCCCTGAATGAACTTGGAAAAAATCCTGAAATAACCCGATTTAAAGGACTGGGAGAGATCTCTCCGGATGAATTTAAACATTTTATTGGAAAAGATATTCGTTTGGAGCCTGTAGTGGTAGGAAAAGATCAGACCATAGACCAGCTTTTAGAGTTTTATATGGGAAAAAATACACCGGACAGGCAAACCTTTATTCTTGAAAATCTGGTGGTGGAAGACGATACTGATATTGATAAAAAAGAAGCTTTGGATGAAATAAACAGCTGA
- the mobB gene encoding conjugal transfer protein MobB produces MIAKIGKGSNIYGAILYNQQKVDNENGTVLLLNKIPYTLDGRYSVAYFNQCFEPYLSANIKTEKTVGHISLNPDPADKVSDEQFTEMAHVYMERMGYGNQPYIVFKHTDIDRTHIHIVSTCINGKKIPDDYDHPRSMAICRVLETKYNLNKATEQEQKQTDKIFKPVHHKNGDIKSQIASVVRHLPKYYSFSTMGSYNALLSLFNITAEEVKGERNGQTVNGLVYVALDENGNKVSNPFKASLFGKDAGVAQLQKHFEQSKEKMKVNPTRSVLKNIIELAMHTTSNETDFRKQLTEQGINTVVRRNDSGRIYGITFIDHESRSVWNGSALDRSLSANVFEDWWNNGNKPELKIQDSPVSTMNVIDHQPTKDLFEFISQEHSQNTDLGLFSLLPDALGVDYEEEQFANRMKKKKKRRRL; encoded by the coding sequence ATGATTGCAAAAATCGGAAAGGGAAGCAATATATACGGAGCGATTTTGTACAATCAGCAGAAAGTGGACAACGAGAATGGAACAGTTTTGTTGCTGAACAAGATACCCTATACATTAGACGGCAGGTATTCTGTAGCTTATTTTAATCAATGCTTTGAACCGTATCTGTCTGCAAATATTAAAACGGAAAAGACGGTTGGGCATATATCGCTGAACCCAGATCCTGCGGATAAGGTCAGCGATGAGCAGTTTACTGAAATGGCTCACGTTTATATGGAACGTATGGGCTACGGTAATCAGCCTTATATCGTTTTCAAACATACGGATATTGATAGAACGCACATTCATATCGTTTCGACTTGTATTAACGGAAAGAAAATCCCCGATGATTACGACCATCCACGCTCAATGGCAATCTGTCGGGTCTTGGAAACGAAATATAACCTGAACAAAGCAACCGAACAGGAACAGAAACAAACCGATAAGATTTTTAAGCCTGTACATCATAAAAATGGAGATATAAAGAGCCAAATTGCTTCGGTAGTACGGCATCTGCCGAAGTATTACAGCTTTTCGACTATGGGAAGCTACAATGCTTTATTGTCGCTGTTCAACATTACAGCAGAAGAAGTCAAAGGCGAGCGGAACGGACAGACCGTAAATGGTTTGGTATATGTAGCATTGGATGAAAACGGAAATAAAGTAAGCAACCCTTTCAAAGCATCGCTTTTCGGCAAAGATGCAGGCGTGGCACAACTGCAAAAACACTTTGAACAGTCCAAAGAAAAAATGAAAGTTAACCCTACAAGGTCTGTATTAAAGAATATCATTGAATTGGCTATGCACACGACAAGCAATGAAACGGATTTTAGAAAGCAACTGACCGAGCAGGGCATCAATACCGTTGTCCGCAGGAACGACAGCGGACGGATTTACGGCATCACGTTCATCGACCACGAAAGCCGTAGCGTTTGGAACGGTTCGGCTTTAGATAGAAGCCTGTCAGCAAATGTGTTTGAGGATTGGTGGAACAACGGAAATAAACCCGAATTGAAGATACAGGACAGCCCTGTTTCCACTATGAACGTAATAGACCACCAACCGACAAAAGACCTTTTTGAGTTTATTTCGCAGGAACATTCTCAAAATACTGATTTAGGATTGTTCAGCCTGTTACCCGATGCACTGGGCGTGGATTATGAAGAAGAACAGTTTGCCAACCGAATGAAGAAAAAGAAGAAAAGGAGACGTTTGTGA
- a CDS encoding helix-turn-helix domain-containing protein codes for MRKKNSTNFLNEIDLVENCGMFYTLSIIGGRWKVGILASLLDHETLRYSEIKGKLKNITERMLIKQLKELQEDGLIIRTDYREIPPRVEYSISEKGKSLESVLVTLRHWGKKYRNG; via the coding sequence ATGCGAAAGAAAAACTCAACCAACTTTCTGAATGAAATAGACTTGGTAGAAAACTGTGGTATGTTCTATACCTTATCTATTATCGGTGGCAGATGGAAAGTCGGTATTTTAGCCTCGTTACTGGATCATGAAACATTGCGGTATTCAGAAATAAAAGGAAAACTCAAAAACATTACGGAGAGAATGTTGATTAAGCAACTCAAAGAACTTCAAGAAGACGGTCTTATTATCCGAACGGATTATCGGGAAATTCCCCCAAGAGTTGAATACAGTATTAGCGAAAAAGGGAAAAGTCTTGAAAGCGTATTGGTAACGTTAAGACATTGGGGGAAAAAGTACAGAAACGGATAG
- a CDS encoding SDR family NAD(P)-dependent oxidoreductase, translating to MKQKVWLITGVSKGLGREIAKQVACTGDIVIGTVRNEKDKVAFENSIDAKALIIDLAETEQIPTLITSIVKEHGRIDVLVNNAGFGAFGMIEEFDKEEIINQFNVNFIAVWKLCQAVLPYMRDNGHGTIVQISSRTGIMAGIGNGIYASSKFALEGMSEALKQEVEPFGIKVMLAELGALRTDFFGASIRYAKNNLSPYAEKLDDIRTNTKKLNGKQSGNPIKVAQVIIEAVNNDVPTFRLPLTAGTIDTMKAKIAEFQNCIALTENIARSIDY from the coding sequence ATGAAACAAAAGGTATGGCTTATTACAGGCGTGTCAAAGGGTTTGGGTAGAGAAATTGCGAAGCAGGTCGCTTGTACAGGCGATATAGTTATCGGAACTGTACGAAATGAGAAAGACAAAGTAGCCTTTGAAAACAGCATAGATGCAAAGGCACTCATCATTGATTTAGCTGAAACAGAACAAATTCCAACGCTTATAACCTCAATTGTCAAGGAACACGGACGAATTGATGTGTTGGTGAATAATGCAGGTTTTGGTGCTTTCGGAATGATTGAGGAATTTGATAAGGAAGAAATTATCAATCAGTTCAATGTAAATTTTATCGCAGTGTGGAAACTTTGCCAAGCGGTACTTCCATATATGAGGGATAACGGTCACGGGACGATTGTCCAAATATCTTCCCGTACAGGGATTATGGCAGGAATTGGAAATGGTATCTATGCTTCGAGCAAATTTGCATTAGAGGGAATGAGCGAAGCGTTGAAGCAGGAGGTCGAACCTTTCGGTATTAAAGTAATGTTGGCAGAACTCGGGGCTTTAAGAACAGATTTCTTTGGAGCGTCTATTAGATATGCTAAAAACAATTTGTCTCCCTATGCCGAAAAATTGGATGACATCAGAACCAATACAAAAAAACTTAACGGTAAACAATCGGGCAACCCAATTAAAGTGGCACAGGTTATTATTGAAGCCGTAAACAACGATGTTCCCACTTTTCGTCTGCCATTAACAGCAGGAACAATTGACACAATGAAAGCAAAGATTGCAGAATTTCAAAACTGTATTGCTTTGACCGAAAACATTGCAAGAAGCATAGATTATTAA